In Primulina eburnea isolate SZY01 chromosome 5, ASM2296580v1, whole genome shotgun sequence, a single window of DNA contains:
- the LOC140831840 gene encoding uncharacterized protein codes for MLEESDSASAIPSSIWAFMNSWFTPTVLFVLLNLMIGTITLTSTFTTQEQPQNLQESSSQNENNQPKISKSTSFLQRLKSINFHPHFTSHDTQNLSINQKSSTDSTNQFQAQVFETQSHYFFQENPLENLETTSQSQGGFIFEQAHVQNPLETQTQFIFEPKDSSLEGFKPAHEEKGEQTEWQTMDEIFSHLQGGQFSRTKSDTEPASAKIPAKLPARMKKSASLKSPFRHLEEEDIVEGRRPATVKENGNAKVSDGDEEVDAKADDFINKFKQQLKLQRLDSIIRYKDMVGRAAGGR; via the coding sequence ATGCTCGAAGAATCTGACTCTGCATCTGCAATACCTTCTTCAATATGGGCATTCATGAACAGCTGGTTCACCCCCACTGTTCTTTTTGTACTCCTAAATCTCATGATAGGTACTATAACTCTTACCTCTACTTTTACCACTCAAGAACAACCTCAAAACTTGCAAGAAAGTTCATCTCAAAATGAAAACAATCAGCCCAAAATCTCCAAGTCAACCTCTTTTCTCCAGCGTTTGAAATCTATCAATTTTCACCCGCACTTCACATCTCATGATACTCAAAATTTGTCTATTAATCAAAAATCTAGCACAGATTCCACCAACCAGTTTCAAGCTCAAGTTTTTGAAACACAGTCCCACTATTTTTTCCAAGAAAATCCCCTAGAAAATCTCGAAACAACCTCCCAGTCACAAGGTGGATTCATTTTCGAACAAGCCCATGTACAGAATCCCCTAGAAACGCAAACCCAATTCATTTTTGAACCGAAAGATTCGAGCTTGGAAGGTTTTAAACCTGCCCATGAAGAGAAAGGTGAACAAACTGAGTGGCAAACCATGGATGAAATTTTCAGTCACCTACAAGGCGGTCAGTTTAGCAGGACTAAATCAGACACGGAACCTGCTTCCGCCAAGATCCCGGCCAAACTCCCTGCAAGAATGAAGAAATCGGCCAGTTTGAAATCCCCTTTTCGTCATCTTGAAGAAGAGGACATTGTCGAGGGGCGGAGGCCGGCGACTGTGAAGGAGAATGGGAACGCTAAAGTGTCAGACGGTGATGAAGAAGTGGATGCAAAAGCTGATGATTTTATCAACAAATTTAAGCAGCAGTTGAAGCTTCAGAGGCTGGACTCTATTATCAGGTACAAGGACATGGTAGGGAGAGCCGCAGGAGGGAGGTAA
- the LOC140831949 gene encoding uncharacterized protein isoform X2 — MHGRGNFLQDASRKKARKHVAKSNGVASSFHFTHNIAARSFVHGGSIETTLYFLLKFKKFTGWLTHQFVFVRAQLNRSIRCHSINNAYRFYLLTQCFGLCVGSLLNLTRNSNNGGTKSRGFVVGALEWEYQREHTVLLGFIVLLSRSLSALCVKLRAGTISIQNT, encoded by the exons AT GCATGGTAGGGGGAATTTTTTGCAGGATGCATCAAGAAAGAAGGCAAGGAAGCATGTGGCTAAATCCAATGGTGTGGCATCTTCCTTTCACTTTACACATAACATAGCTGCTAGATCTTTTGTCCATGGTGGGTCGATCGAAACAACCCTATATTTTCTGTTAAAGTTCAAGAAATTTACGGGGTGGCTGACTCATCAATTTGTATTTGTTAGGGCTCAGCTTAATCGATCAATAAGATGCCACTCTATCAACAAC GCATATCGATTCTATTTACTCACCCAGTGTTTCGGGCTTTGTGTCGGTAGTCTTCTGAATTTAACACGAAACTCCAATAACGGTGGAACTAAATCGAGAG GATTTGTCGTCGGTGCTCTGGAGTGGGAATATCAGAGGGAACATACGGTTTTACTCGG GTTTATTGTGCTATTATCCCGTTCCTTATCAGCATTATGTGTTAAGCTCAGAGCTGGGACGATCAGCATTCAAAATACATGA
- the LOC140831949 gene encoding uncharacterized protein isoform X1: MISLSEFAFSRHGRGNFLQDASRKKARKHVAKSNGVASSFHFTHNIAARSFVHGGSIETTLYFLLKFKKFTGWLTHQFVFVRAQLNRSIRCHSINNAYRFYLLTQCFGLCVGSLLNLTRNSNNGGTKSRGFVVGALEWEYQREHTVLLGFIVLLSRSLSALCVKLRAGTISIQNT; this comes from the exons ATGATCAGCTTAAGTGAGTTTGCATTTTCTAGGCATGGTAGGGGGAATTTTTTGCAGGATGCATCAAGAAAGAAGGCAAGGAAGCATGTGGCTAAATCCAATGGTGTGGCATCTTCCTTTCACTTTACACATAACATAGCTGCTAGATCTTTTGTCCATGGTGGGTCGATCGAAACAACCCTATATTTTCTGTTAAAGTTCAAGAAATTTACGGGGTGGCTGACTCATCAATTTGTATTTGTTAGGGCTCAGCTTAATCGATCAATAAGATGCCACTCTATCAACAAC GCATATCGATTCTATTTACTCACCCAGTGTTTCGGGCTTTGTGTCGGTAGTCTTCTGAATTTAACACGAAACTCCAATAACGGTGGAACTAAATCGAGAG GATTTGTCGTCGGTGCTCTGGAGTGGGAATATCAGAGGGAACATACGGTTTTACTCGG GTTTATTGTGCTATTATCCCGTTCCTTATCAGCATTATGTGTTAAGCTCAGAGCTGGGACGATCAGCATTCAAAATACATGA
- the LOC140831949 gene encoding uncharacterized protein isoform X3 — MVGGIFCRMHQERRQGSMWLNPMAYRFYLLTQCFGLCVGSLLNLTRNSNNGGTKSRGFVVGALEWEYQREHTVLLGFIVLLSRSLSALCVKLRAGTISIQNT; from the exons ATGGTAGGGGGAATTTTTTGCAGGATGCATCAAGAAAGAAGGCAAGGAAGCATGTGGCTAAATCCAATG GCATATCGATTCTATTTACTCACCCAGTGTTTCGGGCTTTGTGTCGGTAGTCTTCTGAATTTAACACGAAACTCCAATAACGGTGGAACTAAATCGAGAG GATTTGTCGTCGGTGCTCTGGAGTGGGAATATCAGAGGGAACATACGGTTTTACTCGG GTTTATTGTGCTATTATCCCGTTCCTTATCAGCATTATGTGTTAAGCTCAGAGCTGGGACGATCAGCATTCAAAATACATGA
- the LOC140831950 gene encoding glycine dehydrogenase (decarboxylating), mitochondrial-like, with the protein MERARKLVNRAILKRLVSESKQQRGGGSTSPVSMYKSSRYVSSLSPNGVPGGSNVFKVSASNPRSLLHYTSTRSISMEVLKPSDTFPRRHNSATLEEQSMMAESVGFNSLDSLINATVPKSIRIDKMTLPIFDKGLTEAQMLEHMKDLASKNKIFKSYIGMGYYNTYVPPVILRNIMENPGWYTQYTPYQAEIAQGRLESLLNFQTMVTDLTALPMSNASLLDEGTAAAEAMAMCNNIQKGKKKTFIIANNCHPQTIDVCKTRADGFDLKVVVSDVNKIDYKSGDVCGVLVQYPGTEGEILDYGEFIKNAHANGVKVVMASDLLALTLLKPPGELGADIAVGSAQRFGVPMGYGGPHAAFLATSQEYKRMMPGRIIGVSVDSSGKPALRMAMQTREQHIRRDKATSNICTAQALLANMAAMYAVYHGPEGLKTISQRVHGLAATFAAGLKKLGTVVVQSLPFFDTVKVKSADSKAIATAACKSEINLRIVDKNTITVSFDETTTLEDVDKLFEAFACGKPVTFTAESLAQEIQNLIPSGLARGSPYLTHSIFNSYHTEHELLRYLHRLQSKDLSLCHSMIPLGSCTMKLNATTEMMPVTWPAFADLHPFAPIEQSKGYQEMFKNLGEMLCTITGFDSFSLQPNAGAAGEYAGLMVIRAYHMSRGDHHRNVCIIPVSAHGTNPASAAMCGMKIVAVGTDAKGNINIEELQKAAEANKENLAALMVTYPSTHGVYEEGIDEICKIIHDNGGQVYMDGANMNAQVGLTSPGFIGADVCHLNLHKTFCIPHGGGGPGMGPIGVKQHLAPFLPSHPVIPTGGIPAPPQPQPLGAISAAPWGSALILPISYTYISMMGSKGLTDASKIAILNANYMAKRLEDHYPILFRGVNGTVAHEFIVDLRGFKNTAGIEPEDVAKRLIDYGFHGPTMSWPVPGTLMIEPTESESKAELDRFCDALISIREEISLIEKGKADIHDNVLKGAPHPPSLLMADTWTKPYSREYAAYPAAWLKTAKFWPTTGRVDNVYGDRNLICTLLPVSQMAEEAAAATA; encoded by the exons ATGGAGCGCGCTCGCAAACTGGTGAACCGGGCCATTCTCAAACGCTTGGTTTCAGAATCCAAGCAGCAACGCGGCGGCGGATCAACCAGCCCAGTATCAATGTACAAATCCTCCAGGTACGTCTCCTCGTTATCTCCGAATGGTGTACCCGGTGGCAGCAATGTTTTTAAAGTTTCCGCTTCGAATCCGAGGAGTTTGCTGCATTACACGAGCACCCGATCCATTTCTATGGAGGTCCTGAAACCGAGCGACACCTTTCCCCGCCGCCATAACTCGGCAACGCTGGAGGAGCAATCCATGATGGCTGAATCTGTGGGGTTCAATAGTCTTGATTCACTCATCAATGCAACCGTGCCTAAATCTATTCGTATTGATAAGATGACGTTGCCTATTTTTGACAAGGGCTTGACAGAGGCACAGATGCTTGAACATATGAAAGATTTGGCATCCAAAAACAAGATTTTTAAGTCATATATTGGAATGGGATACTATAATACTTATGTTCCCCCCGTAATATTGAGGAATATAATGGAGAATCCAGGGTGGTATACTCAGTATACGCCTTATCAGGCTGAGATTGCACAAGGGAGGCTCGAATCCTTATTAAATTTTCAGACGATGGTGACAGATCTCACTGCTCTGCCCATGTCGAATGCTTCCTTGCTCGATGAGGGGACTGCGGCTGCTGAGGCTATGGCTATGTGTAACAATATTCAGAAGGGGAAGAAGAAAACTTTTATTATTGCTAATAATTGTCACCCGCAGACCATCGATGTGTGCAAGACTAGAGCTGATGGATTTGATCTTAAGGTGGTTGTGTCAGATGTTAACAAGATTGACTATAAGTCGGGGGATGTCTGCGGGGTGCTGGTTCAGTATCCGGGGACTGAGGGTGAGATTTTGGACTATGGGGAGTTCATTAAGAATGCTCATGCCAATGGGGTTAAGGTTGTCATGGCCTCTGATTTGCTGGCTTTGACACTGTTGAAGCCACCAGGCGAGTTGGGTGCAGATATTGCGGTTGGCTCGGCTCAAAGGTTTGGTGTACCGATGGGTTATGGAGGCCCACACGCCGCTTTTTTGGCTACTTCCCAAGAGTATAAGAGAATGATGCCCGGAAGAATTATCGGTGTTAGTGTTGATTCTTCAGGAAAGCCTGCTCTTCGTATGGCAATGCAGACGAGGGAACAGCATATTCGGCGTGACAAGGCTACAAGCAACATCTGCACTGCTCAG GCGTTACTTGCAAACATGGCTGCTATGTATGCTGTTTACCATGGACCAGAAGGCCTTAAAACTATATCCCAAAGGGTCCATGGACTGGCTGCAACCTTTGCTGCTGGATTGAAAAAGCTTGGGACTGTAGTAGTCCAGAGCCTTCCCTTCTTCGACACTGTGAAGGTCAAATCTGCAGACTCAAAGGCCATTGCCACTGCCGCTTGCAAGAGTGAAATAAACTTACGTATTGTCGACAAGAATACT ATCACCGTTTCATTTGACGAAACAACTACCTTAGAAGATGTGGACAAGCTGTTTGAAGCATTTGCCTGTGGGAAGCCT GTGACGTTTACTGCTGAGTCTCTCGCACAGGAGATTCAAAATCTGATTCCTTCAGGGCTAGCCAGGGGGAGTCCATACCTGACTCACTCTATATTCAACTC GTACCACACAGAGCATGAGCTTCTAAGGTACCTTCATAGGCTTCAATCAAAGGATCTATCGTTGTGCCACAGCATGATTCCATTGGGATCCTGTACGATGAAGCTGAATGCAACGACAGAGATGATGCCAGTCACCTGGCCTGCATTTGCAGACCTTCATCCTTTTGCCCCAATCGAGCAGTCCAAGGGCTACCAA GAAATGTTCAAAAATTTAGGTGAAATGCTGTGCACAATTACTGGGTTTGATTCCTTCTCTCTACAACCCAACGCCGGTGCTGCTGGAGAGTATGCTGGACTTATGGTCATCCGGGCATATCACATG TCGAGAGGAGACCACCACCGAAATGTATGTATCATCCCAGTGTCGGCACATGGAACAAACCCTGCAAGTGCTGCCATGTGTGGTATGAAAATCGTTGCAGTTGGAACTGATGCAAAGGGAAATATTAACATTGAAGAGCTACAGAAAGCAGCAGAAGCAAATAAAGAGAACTTGGCTGCTCTTATG GTTACCTATCCTTCAACCCATGGAGTTTACGAGGAAGGCATCGATGAAATATGCAAAATAATTCACGACAATGGTGGACAGGTTTACATGGATGGAGCTAACATGAACGCTCAG GTTGGTTTGACAAGCCCCGGATTTATCGGTGCCGATGTTTGCCATCTCAATCTTCATAAAACATTCTGTATTCCCCATGGTGGAGGTGGACCTGGTATGGGGCCAATTGGGGTGAAGCAGCACCTAGCACCATTTCTACCTTCACATCCTGTG ATACCCACAGGAGGTATACCAGCACCGCCTCAACCTCAGCCCCTTGGTGCTATTTCTGCCGCACCTTGGGGCTCTGCTCTCATTTTACCCATATCATACACTTATATTTCCATGATGGGATCAAAGGGGTTAACCGATGCATCTAAGATAGCTATCTTGAATGCAAACTACATGGCAAAACGGTTGGAG GATCATTACCCCATTCTTTTCCGGGGCGTCAATGGGACAGTTGCCCATGAGTTCATTGTAGATTTGAGAGGATTTAAG AACACTGCCGGAATTGAGCCTGAAGACGTTGCAAAACGTCTAATTGACTATGGATTTCATGGACCGACAATGTCATGGCCCGTTCCTGGTACACTCATGATTGAACCTACAGAAAGTGAAAGCAAG GCAGAGCTTGACAGGTTCTGTGATGCTCTTATCTCCATCAGAGAAGAAATTTCACTAATTGAGAAAGGAAAAGCTGACATCCACGACAATGTTCTCAAG GGGGCTCCTCATCCACCATCATTGCTCATGGCCGATACCTGGACTAAACCATATTCACGTGAATACGCTGCTTACCCTGCTGCATGGCTCAAAACCGCAAAGTTTTGGCCAACTACAG GACGTGTGGACAATGTATACGGTGATCGCAACCTTATCTGCACTCTCCTTCCGGTATCACAGATGGCTGAAGAAGCGGCTGCAGCCACTGCATGA